The Burkholderia lata genome contains a region encoding:
- a CDS encoding response regulator translates to MIRTILAIDDSATMRALLQATLMQAGYDVTVAPDGEAGFDLAATVPYDLVLTDQNMPRKSGLEVIAALRKLTAYTETPILVLTTEGSDAFKDAARDAGATGWIEKPIDPAVLVDLVATLSEPAAS, encoded by the coding sequence ATGATCCGAACCATTCTCGCCATCGACGACTCCGCGACCATGCGTGCGCTGCTGCAGGCAACGCTGATGCAGGCCGGCTACGACGTGACGGTGGCGCCGGACGGCGAGGCCGGCTTCGACCTGGCGGCCACCGTGCCGTACGACCTGGTGCTGACCGACCAGAACATGCCGCGCAAGAGCGGGCTCGAAGTGATCGCCGCGCTGCGCAAGCTGACCGCCTATACGGAAACGCCGATCCTCGTGCTGACGACGGAAGGCAGCGACGCGTTCAAGGACGCCGCACGCGACGCGGGCGCGACCGGCTGGATCGAGAAGCCGATCGATCCCGCCGTGCTGGTCGACCTGGTCGCGACGCTGTCCGAACCGGCCGCCTCCTGA
- the motB gene encoding flagellar motor protein MotB, which translates to MSKSKDRAIVVKRVAPSKKGHHGGAWKLAYADFMTAMMAFFLLMWLLSSVTPVQMKGIAEYFNTPLKAALFGSGDRSSQDSSIINGGGRDLSSVDAGTLRRTDGTTQLAERLAKVGDEHSRSQEQGAQDRLEQARLHDLQIKLMAAIEANPTLRQFKQQIRIDSTLMGLRIEIVDTQKRPMFAMSSDNVEPYMRDILREIGKTLNDVPNRIIVQGHTDAVPYSGGEGGYSNWELSADRANASRRELIAGGMDEAKVLRVLGLASTQNLNKADPLDPENRRISVIVLNRKSEEALMRDDATTTTLSADAAGSQQLAQQLAPAPAARPALAASAVAVPKP; encoded by the coding sequence ATGAGCAAGAGCAAGGATCGCGCAATCGTCGTCAAGCGGGTGGCCCCGTCGAAGAAGGGCCACCACGGCGGCGCATGGAAGCTCGCGTACGCGGACTTCATGACCGCGATGATGGCGTTCTTCCTGCTGATGTGGCTGCTGAGCTCGGTCACGCCGGTGCAGATGAAGGGGATCGCCGAATACTTCAACACGCCGCTGAAGGCCGCGCTGTTCGGCAGCGGCGACCGCAGCTCGCAGGATTCCAGCATCATCAACGGCGGCGGCCGCGACCTGTCGAGCGTCGACGCCGGCACGCTGCGCCGCACCGACGGTACGACGCAACTCGCCGAACGCCTCGCGAAGGTGGGCGACGAGCATTCCCGGTCGCAGGAGCAGGGTGCGCAGGACCGGCTCGAACAGGCGCGCCTGCACGACCTGCAGATCAAGCTGATGGCCGCAATCGAGGCCAACCCGACGCTGCGCCAGTTCAAGCAGCAGATCCGCATCGATTCCACGCTGATGGGGCTGCGCATCGAGATCGTCGACACGCAGAAGCGGCCGATGTTCGCGATGTCGAGCGACAACGTCGAGCCGTACATGCGCGACATCCTGCGCGAGATCGGCAAGACGCTGAACGACGTGCCGAACCGGATCATCGTCCAGGGCCACACCGACGCCGTGCCGTACTCGGGCGGCGAGGGCGGCTACAGCAACTGGGAGCTGTCGGCCGACCGCGCGAACGCGTCGCGCCGCGAGCTGATCGCCGGCGGCATGGACGAGGCGAAAGTGCTGCGCGTGCTCGGCCTCGCGTCCACGCAGAACCTGAACAAGGCCGACCCGCTCGATCCGGAAAACCGCCGGATCAGCGTGATCGTGCTGAACCGCAAATCCGAAGAGGCGCTGATGCGCGACGATGCGACGACCACGACGCTGTCGGCCGATGCGGCCGGCTCGCAGCAGCTCGCGCAGCAGCTGGCCCCGGCGCCGGCCGCGCGCCCGGCGCTCGCGGCGTCCGCCGTCGCCGTGCCGAAACCCTGA
- the motA gene encoding flagellar motor stator protein MotA — translation MLIIVGTLVTLLSVFGGYALAGGHLGALIQPVEILMIVGAGVGAFILGNGGKTIKATLRVLPTLFKGSKYTKDVYMELMALLYVLLAKARKEGTLTLEADIDDPEKSPIFTQYPKILADHHIVEFLTDYLRLMVGGNMNAFEIESLMDEEIETHHAEGEGPAHALMRVGDAMPAFGIVAAVMGVVHTMASADKPPAVLGAMIAQALVGTFLGILLSYGLIGPLASLAEQRVAESTKMFQCIKVTILATLNGYAPAIAVEFGRKVLFSTERPSFSELEEHVRRVKAK, via the coding sequence GTGCTGATTATCGTGGGAACACTCGTGACGCTGTTGTCCGTCTTCGGCGGTTATGCGCTGGCAGGCGGGCATCTGGGCGCCTTGATCCAGCCGGTCGAGATCCTGATGATCGTGGGTGCCGGTGTCGGCGCGTTCATCCTCGGCAATGGCGGCAAGACCATCAAGGCCACGCTGCGCGTGCTGCCGACGCTCTTCAAGGGCTCGAAATACACGAAGGATGTCTACATGGAGCTGATGGCGCTTCTTTACGTGCTGCTCGCGAAGGCACGCAAGGAAGGCACGCTCACGCTCGAGGCCGACATCGACGATCCCGAAAAGAGCCCGATCTTCACGCAATACCCGAAAATCCTCGCCGATCATCACATCGTCGAATTCCTGACCGACTACCTGCGCCTGATGGTGGGCGGCAACATGAACGCGTTCGAGATCGAAAGCCTGATGGACGAGGAGATCGAGACGCACCACGCGGAAGGCGAAGGCCCCGCGCACGCACTGATGCGCGTCGGCGACGCGATGCCGGCGTTCGGTATCGTCGCGGCCGTGATGGGCGTCGTGCACACGATGGCGTCCGCCGACAAGCCGCCCGCGGTGCTCGGCGCGATGATCGCGCAGGCGCTGGTCGGCACGTTCCTCGGGATCCTGCTGTCGTACGGGCTGATCGGGCCGCTCGCGAGCCTCGCGGAGCAGCGCGTCGCCGAGTCGACCAAGATGTTCCAGTGCATCAAGGTGACGATCCTCGCGACGCTGAACGGCTATGCGCCGGCGATCGCGGTCGAGTTCGGCCGCAAGGTGCTGTTCTCGACCGAGCGCCCGTCGTTCTCCGAGCTCGAAGAACATGTGCGCCGCGTGAAGGCGAAGTGA
- the flhD gene encoding flagellar transcriptional regulator FlhD, with protein sequence MSATSEMLSEIKEVNLSYLLLAQRLLREDKAMGMFRMGISQELADVLANLTLAQTVKLAASNQMLCRFRFDDHALLSSLADKGRSDVVAHAHSAILMAGQQVEGVR encoded by the coding sequence ATGAGCGCTACCAGCGAAATGCTCAGTGAGATCAAAGAGGTCAACCTGTCGTACCTCCTCCTCGCGCAACGCCTGCTGCGGGAAGACAAAGCGATGGGCATGTTCCGCATGGGAATCTCCCAGGAACTCGCCGACGTGCTCGCCAACCTCACGCTCGCACAGACCGTGAAGCTGGCCGCGTCGAACCAGATGCTGTGCCGCTTCCGCTTCGATGATCACGCGCTGCTGTCGTCGCTCGCCGACAAGGGCCGCAGCGATGTCGTCGCGCACGCCCACTCGGCCATCCTGATGGCCGGGCAGCAGGTCGAAGGCGTCCGCTGA
- a CDS encoding H-NS histone family protein gives MSQYAKLKAQIADLQAQADDVRRQEVAAVIAEVQQKIAEYGLTAQDLGFAERAKRGRPPKKAPLPPKYRDPKSGATWSGRGKPPNWIVGKNRDRFVIE, from the coding sequence ATGTCTCAATACGCGAAACTCAAGGCGCAGATCGCCGATCTGCAGGCCCAGGCGGACGATGTGCGCCGCCAGGAAGTGGCGGCGGTGATTGCGGAAGTCCAGCAAAAGATTGCCGAATATGGGCTGACTGCCCAGGATCTGGGCTTCGCGGAGCGAGCGAAGCGCGGGCGCCCGCCGAAGAAGGCGCCGCTACCCCCGAAATACCGCGATCCGAAGTCGGGCGCGACCTGGAGCGGGCGAGGCAAGCCGCCGAATTGGATCGTCGGTAAAAACCGCGATCGTTTCGTCATCGAATGA
- a CDS encoding BadF/BadG/BcrA/BcrD ATPase family protein, with protein MAALLFAIGIDGGGTGTRAVLADRHGRELAQGRGGPSGLGLGIERAWASIGAACADAFTQAGHAFDWSQCALGCGLAGVNNAAWLAAFRALSPLGALAIESDAYTTVVGAHGGAPGLIVALGTGSIAAALDAAGACRIAGGFGFPSGDEASGAWLGVRALAYAQQALDGRVPRDAFASALLMETGAQDRDALVQWSCDANQTIYARLAPIVLAHRSHPVAGALIAQAGDEIGKMIDALDPQQALPVALCGGLADALAPAVPERHAARLRAPLDDSAHGALRLALQALRAAEGH; from the coding sequence ATGGCGGCATTACTTTTTGCGATCGGCATCGACGGCGGCGGCACGGGCACGCGCGCGGTGCTGGCCGACCGGCACGGGCGCGAGCTTGCGCAGGGGCGCGGCGGCCCGTCGGGGCTCGGGCTCGGCATCGAGCGCGCGTGGGCGTCGATCGGCGCGGCCTGCGCCGACGCGTTCACCCAGGCCGGTCATGCATTCGACTGGTCGCAGTGCGCGCTCGGCTGCGGGCTCGCGGGCGTCAACAATGCGGCGTGGCTGGCTGCGTTCCGCGCACTGTCGCCGCTCGGCGCGCTCGCGATCGAGAGCGACGCGTATACGACCGTCGTCGGCGCACACGGCGGCGCGCCGGGGCTCATCGTCGCGCTCGGCACCGGCAGCATCGCGGCGGCACTCGATGCGGCCGGCGCGTGCCGGATTGCGGGCGGCTTCGGCTTTCCGTCCGGCGACGAGGCGAGCGGCGCGTGGCTCGGCGTGCGAGCGCTCGCGTATGCGCAGCAGGCGCTCGACGGCCGCGTGCCGCGCGATGCGTTCGCCAGCGCGCTGCTCATGGAAACGGGCGCGCAGGATCGCGACGCGCTCGTCCAGTGGTCGTGCGATGCGAACCAGACGATCTACGCGCGGCTTGCGCCGATCGTGCTCGCGCACCGTTCGCATCCGGTCGCGGGCGCGCTGATCGCGCAGGCGGGCGACGAGATCGGCAAGATGATCGACGCGCTCGATCCACAGCAGGCGCTGCCGGTCGCGCTGTGCGGCGGACTGGCGGACGCACTTGCCCCGGCCGTGCCGGAGCGCCATGCCGCCCGGCTGCGCGCGCCGCTCGACGATTCTGCGCACGGCGCGCTGCGGCTCGCGCTGCAGGCGCTGCGGGCGGCGGAAGGCCACTGA
- a CDS encoding glycosyltransferase family 4 protein has translation MRIAQIAPLYEAVPPKLYGGTERVVSYLTEALVELGHDVTLFASGDSVTSARLEAAWPRALRLDPSIRDSMAPHMRLLEKVARVAHEFDVLHFHLDYLPFPLMSRLDTPYVTTLHGRLDLPELQPVFDAFPDSPVVSISNNQRKPLPQAAWAGTVYHGLPDTLLTPQPGVKPEYLAFLGRICPEKRVDTAIRIAAQSGLPLKIAAKVDKADADYFKEVIEPLLGQAHVEFIGEINEAQKPAFLSGAKALLFPIDWPEPFGLVMIEAMACGTPVVAFNRGSVPEVIEDGVTGFIVEDVQGAVGALHRIDSLSRTAIRERFDTRFSSKAMAQRYVETYESLCTGARQPALRRVAGA, from the coding sequence ATGCGAATTGCCCAGATCGCGCCGCTTTACGAAGCCGTTCCGCCGAAACTCTACGGCGGCACCGAGCGTGTCGTGTCCTACCTCACCGAGGCGCTCGTCGAACTCGGCCACGACGTGACCCTGTTCGCCAGCGGCGACTCCGTCACGTCGGCCCGTCTCGAGGCGGCCTGGCCGCGCGCACTGCGGCTCGACCCGTCGATCCGCGATTCGATGGCGCCCCATATGCGGCTCCTCGAAAAGGTCGCCCGGGTCGCGCACGAATTCGACGTGCTGCACTTCCACCTCGACTACCTGCCGTTCCCGCTGATGTCGCGCCTCGACACGCCGTACGTGACGACGCTGCACGGCCGCCTCGACCTGCCGGAACTGCAGCCGGTGTTCGACGCGTTCCCGGACTCGCCGGTCGTGTCGATCTCGAACAACCAGCGCAAGCCGCTGCCGCAGGCCGCGTGGGCCGGCACCGTGTATCACGGGCTGCCCGACACGCTGCTCACGCCGCAGCCGGGCGTGAAGCCCGAGTACCTCGCGTTCCTCGGCCGGATCTGCCCGGAAAAGCGCGTCGACACCGCGATCCGGATCGCCGCGCAAAGCGGGCTGCCGCTGAAGATCGCCGCGAAGGTCGACAAGGCCGACGCCGACTATTTCAAGGAAGTGATCGAGCCGTTGCTCGGCCAGGCACACGTCGAATTCATCGGCGAGATCAACGAGGCGCAGAAGCCCGCGTTCCTCTCGGGCGCGAAGGCGCTGCTGTTCCCGATCGACTGGCCGGAGCCGTTCGGCCTCGTGATGATCGAGGCGATGGCCTGCGGCACGCCGGTCGTCGCGTTCAACCGCGGCTCGGTGCCGGAAGTGATCGAGGACGGCGTGACCGGCTTCATCGTCGAGGACGTACAGGGCGCGGTCGGCGCGCTGCACCGGATCGACAGCCTGTCGCGCACGGCCATCCGCGAACGTTTCGACACGCGTTTCAGCTCGAAGGCAATGGCGCAGCGTTATGTCGAAACTTACGAATCGCTTTGCACGGGAGCCCGTCAACCGGCATTGCGCCGGGTCGCTGGCGCCTGA
- the aqpZ gene encoding aquaporin Z yields MNLSQRLAAEVFGTFWLVLGGCGSAVLAAAFPGLGIGFAGVALAFGLTVLTMAFAIGHISGCHLNPAVSVGLTVAGRFPARDLVPYIVAQVVGATLGAFVLYLIATGKPGFDVVGSGFATNGFGERSPGHYSLSASFICEVVMTGFFLFVILGATDKRGVPAGFAPIAIGLCLTLIHLISIPVTNTSVNPARSTGPALFVGGDAIGQLWLFWVAPIIGAVLAGIIYPLVAGRDDAVDLLPASARTSE; encoded by the coding sequence ATGAATCTTTCTCAGCGTCTCGCTGCAGAGGTATTCGGCACGTTCTGGCTGGTGCTCGGCGGGTGCGGAAGCGCCGTGCTGGCCGCCGCCTTTCCGGGCCTCGGCATCGGCTTTGCCGGCGTCGCACTTGCCTTCGGCCTGACTGTGCTGACGATGGCATTCGCAATCGGCCACATTTCGGGCTGCCACCTGAATCCGGCGGTGAGCGTCGGCCTGACGGTCGCCGGCCGCTTTCCTGCCCGCGATCTCGTGCCGTACATCGTCGCGCAGGTGGTCGGTGCGACGCTCGGCGCATTCGTGCTGTACCTGATCGCGACCGGCAAGCCGGGCTTTGACGTCGTCGGCAGCGGTTTTGCGACGAACGGCTTCGGCGAGCGCTCGCCGGGCCACTACTCGCTCAGCGCGTCGTTCATTTGCGAAGTCGTGATGACGGGCTTCTTCCTGTTCGTGATCCTGGGCGCCACCGACAAGCGCGGCGTGCCGGCCGGCTTTGCGCCGATCGCGATCGGCCTGTGCCTGACGCTGATCCACCTGATCTCGATTCCGGTCACCAACACGTCGGTGAACCCGGCCCGCTCGACCGGCCCCGCGCTGTTCGTGGGCGGCGACGCGATCGGCCAGCTCTGGCTGTTCTGGGTGGCACCGATCATCGGCGCGGTACTCGCCGGGATCATCTATCCGCTGGTCGCGGGGCGTGACGACGCCGTCGACCTGCTGCCGGCATCGGCTCGCACAAGCGAATAA
- a CDS encoding PepSY-associated TM helix domain-containing protein, translated as MNALLRPFLVRLHRWFGLAIALFLFVAGLTGALIAWDHELDAALNPDFYTARSDAAPLDPLALATRIEAADPRVQVTYLPLAIEPGHTLQAGVMPRTDPATGQPYALDFSQVAVDPATGAVQGRREWGALSVARLDLMPFIYRLHYSLFLPMVGGINFGFWVMGVVGIVWAIDCLIALVLAFPNPKSWRKSFAFRVRRGGYPLVFDLHRSGGVWVWGLLLVVAITSISMNLAVPVVRPLVSLVSPLAETPYTNPEHFPPAAPGSKMLPRERIVEIARAAGRDAGIDAPPGALLFAPAMNAYAVGFFTPGNDHGDVGLGNAWLYWDAVTGKPVATQVPGRGSAGDLFMQAQFPLHSGRIAGVAGRVAVSVLGIVIAMLSVTGICIWVKKRSARVRAARSTRAVAPASSRAAR; from the coding sequence ATGAATGCGCTCCTGCGACCGTTTCTCGTCCGCCTGCATCGCTGGTTCGGTCTCGCGATCGCGTTGTTTCTATTCGTCGCGGGCCTCACCGGCGCGCTGATCGCGTGGGATCACGAGCTCGATGCGGCGCTGAACCCGGACTTCTACACCGCCCGCAGCGATGCGGCGCCGCTTGATCCGCTCGCGCTCGCGACGCGCATCGAGGCTGCGGACCCGCGCGTGCAGGTGACCTATCTGCCGCTCGCGATCGAGCCGGGGCACACGCTGCAGGCGGGCGTGATGCCGCGCACCGACCCGGCAACCGGCCAGCCGTACGCGCTCGACTTCAGCCAGGTCGCCGTCGATCCCGCGACCGGTGCGGTGCAGGGCCGCCGCGAATGGGGCGCGCTGTCGGTCGCGCGGCTCGACCTGATGCCGTTCATCTACCGGCTGCACTACTCGCTGTTCCTGCCCATGGTTGGCGGGATCAACTTCGGGTTCTGGGTGATGGGCGTCGTCGGCATCGTGTGGGCGATCGACTGCCTGATCGCGCTCGTACTCGCGTTTCCGAACCCGAAGAGCTGGCGCAAGTCGTTCGCGTTCCGCGTGCGGCGCGGCGGCTATCCGCTGGTGTTCGACCTGCACCGCTCGGGTGGCGTGTGGGTGTGGGGGCTGCTGCTGGTCGTCGCGATCACGTCGATCTCGATGAATCTCGCCGTGCCCGTCGTGCGACCGCTGGTCTCGCTGGTGTCGCCGCTCGCCGAGACGCCATACACGAATCCCGAACACTTCCCGCCCGCCGCGCCGGGCAGCAAGATGCTGCCGCGCGAGCGGATCGTCGAGATCGCGCGCGCGGCCGGGCGCGACGCGGGGATCGACGCGCCGCCGGGCGCACTGCTGTTCGCACCGGCGATGAATGCCTATGCGGTCGGGTTCTTCACGCCCGGCAACGACCACGGCGACGTCGGGCTCGGCAATGCGTGGCTCTACTGGGATGCGGTGACTGGCAAGCCCGTCGCCACTCAGGTGCCGGGCCGCGGCTCGGCCGGCGACCTGTTCATGCAGGCGCAGTTTCCGCTGCACTCGGGGCGGATCGCCGGCGTCGCGGGCCGCGTTGCGGTGAGCGTGCTCGGTATCGTCATCGCGATGCTGAGCGTGACCGGCATCTGCATCTGGGTGAAGAAGCGCAGCGCCCGCGTGCGGGCCGCGCGCAGCACGCGGGCGGTTGCGCCGGCGTCGTCGCGCGCCGCGAGGTGA
- a CDS encoding Cof-type HAD-IIB family hydrolase, with translation MYKVIATDLDGTLLNSDHQLDPYTIDTVRRLDRDGLQFVIATGRHYADVAGIRDVLGIRPYLITSNGARVHAPDDTTIHAQDIDPAIVRGLVQPDIVGAHGRVIVNLFTDQGWLIDRDAPHLLEFHQDSGFRYDVIDMPAHDGADIAKVLYIGDPADLAVVAEQMRVRFGDALYVTYSLPDCLEVMTANVSKGRALRSVLARLGVDTGHCIAFGDNMNDIDLLETAGHAFMMNNANPDLVARLPHIPRIGNNFDAGVARHLRALFSLEDNVAAS, from the coding sequence ATGTACAAAGTCATCGCCACCGATCTCGACGGTACCCTGCTGAACAGCGACCACCAGCTCGATCCGTACACGATCGACACCGTCCGTCGGCTCGACCGCGACGGCCTGCAGTTCGTGATCGCCACCGGGCGCCATTACGCGGACGTCGCCGGCATTCGCGACGTGCTCGGCATCCGGCCGTACCTGATCACGTCGAACGGCGCGCGCGTGCATGCGCCGGACGACACGACGATCCACGCGCAGGACATCGATCCGGCAATCGTCCGCGGCCTCGTGCAGCCGGACATCGTCGGTGCGCACGGCCGCGTGATCGTCAACCTGTTCACCGACCAGGGCTGGCTGATCGACCGCGATGCGCCGCACCTGCTCGAATTCCACCAGGATTCGGGCTTCCGCTACGACGTGATCGACATGCCCGCGCACGACGGCGCGGATATCGCGAAGGTGCTGTACATCGGCGATCCGGCCGATCTGGCGGTCGTCGCCGAGCAGATGCGCGTGCGCTTCGGCGATGCGCTGTACGTCACGTACTCGCTGCCCGACTGCCTCGAAGTGATGACCGCGAACGTGTCGAAGGGCCGTGCGCTGCGCTCGGTGCTCGCGCGGCTCGGTGTCGACACCGGCCACTGCATCGCGTTCGGCGACAACATGAACGATATCGACCTGCTCGAAACCGCCGGCCACGCGTTCATGATGAACAACGCGAACCCCGACCTGGTCGCGCGGCTCCCGCACATTCCGCGGATCGGCAACAACTTCGACGCCGGCGTCGCCCGTCACCTGCGCGCGCTGTTCTCGCTCGAGGACAACGTCGCCGCCTCCTGA
- a CDS encoding DNA-3-methyladenine glycosylase I, producing the protein MSQRCNWVKTEADAHYHDTEWGVPSHDDRHLFEMLILEGAQAGLSWSTILNKRAGYREAFADFDVDAVARFTPKRIEKLLENPGIVRNRAKVESAVTNAHAVQRIREEHGSLAAFLWSFVDNTTIQNAWQSYRDAPASTEQSDALSKALKAYGCKFVGSTICYALMQATGMVNDHEVGCPCHAQCAALGGKQPARRRKAS; encoded by the coding sequence ATGTCGCAGCGGTGCAACTGGGTGAAGACGGAAGCGGATGCTCACTATCACGATACCGAGTGGGGCGTGCCGTCGCACGACGATCGCCACCTGTTCGAAATGCTGATCCTGGAAGGGGCCCAGGCCGGGTTGTCGTGGTCGACGATCCTGAACAAGCGCGCGGGCTACCGCGAAGCCTTTGCGGATTTCGACGTCGATGCCGTCGCGCGCTTCACGCCGAAGCGCATCGAGAAGCTGCTGGAGAATCCCGGCATCGTGCGCAACCGCGCGAAAGTCGAGTCAGCAGTCACCAATGCGCATGCCGTGCAGCGTATCCGCGAGGAGCACGGATCGCTCGCCGCGTTCCTGTGGTCGTTCGTCGACAACACGACGATCCAGAACGCGTGGCAGTCGTACCGCGACGCGCCCGCGTCGACCGAACAGTCCGACGCGCTCAGCAAGGCGCTGAAGGCATACGGCTGCAAGTTCGTCGGTTCGACGATCTGCTATGCGCTGATGCAGGCCACCGGCATGGTCAACGATCACGAGGTCGGCTGCCCGTGCCACGCGCAATGCGCGGCGCTCGGCGGCAAGCAGCCCGCACGCCGCCGCAAGGCGAGCTGA
- the flhC gene encoding flagellar transcriptional regulator FlhC produces MASKSVVIEVKEITLAIELIELGARLQLLEAETSLSRDRLIKLYKELKGVSPPKGMLPFSTDWFMTWQPNIHSSLFYNIYRFMQDHGRCEPIQSIVKAYRLYQEHVNLSGDEAALSLTRAWTLVRFFDSGMLQMTPCTRCGGHFVAHAHDPHQGFVCGLCQPPSRAGKTRKAAAARAELAAAAA; encoded by the coding sequence ATGGCAAGCAAAAGCGTCGTGATCGAGGTGAAGGAAATCACCCTCGCCATCGAACTGATCGAACTGGGCGCCCGGCTGCAACTGCTGGAAGCGGAGACGAGCCTGTCGCGGGACCGTCTGATCAAGCTGTACAAGGAACTGAAGGGCGTGTCGCCGCCGAAGGGGATGCTGCCGTTCTCGACCGACTGGTTCATGACGTGGCAGCCGAACATCCACTCGTCGCTGTTCTACAACATCTACCGGTTCATGCAGGACCACGGCCGCTGCGAGCCGATCCAGTCGATCGTGAAGGCGTACCGGCTCTATCAGGAGCACGTGAACCTGTCCGGCGACGAGGCCGCGCTGAGCCTCACGCGCGCGTGGACGCTCGTGCGCTTCTTCGATTCGGGGATGCTGCAGATGACCCCGTGCACGCGCTGCGGCGGCCACTTCGTCGCGCATGCGCATGATCCGCATCAAGGTTTCGTCTGCGGCCTCTGCCAGCCGCCGTCACGCGCGGGCAAGACCCGCAAGGCCGCCGCCGCGCGCGCCGAACTGGCCGCCGCCGCGGCCTGA